The proteins below are encoded in one region of Qingshengfaniella alkalisoli:
- a CDS encoding DNA-binding domain-containing protein — protein sequence MELSFNTDNVRYAFGKLDRVHINGTACKVIHHSEEGYVFGADDSVGLAQGYSHEQLSRLGAKGRIKVEPGYYDTDSARKRLIQTAGAVADLPSKTRARLSKKDAYCEALLELRRQGMIKMTDGSLKANMALIKGKAMDYAGQDARIGDRTVDISLDFGTAPSPRSLRRWLAAKEELGLIGLADTMHRRGNHTRMMGPDELGLLMTQVRKYLSPEKPTIKMIHDEVQLAFAERNAERAEDGLGALITPSRETVRRAIRELDPFQVVLAREGEAAARKKYRPVLNGLDLTRPLQRVEIDEWKIDLITLMKSSGMFDLLTVEERTAMGLDKKKARWWLTVAICCTTRCILSMVLSREPGGEAATQALQMVMTNKGKCADAVGALTAWDMHGTPELVVTDGGAAFKSERFRFACADSRVATEIAINGVPEVRGTIERVFATFVKDLMPRLSGRTFSSIVEKGDANPADRAALTVDDLTFALIRWVVDI from the coding sequence ATGGAACTCAGCTTCAACACCGACAACGTACGTTATGCCTTCGGCAAGCTCGACCGCGTGCATATTAATGGAACTGCCTGCAAGGTCATTCACCACTCGGAAGAGGGATATGTCTTCGGCGCTGATGACAGTGTGGGGCTCGCCCAAGGCTACTCGCATGAACAGCTGAGCCGCCTGGGCGCGAAAGGCCGTATTAAGGTTGAGCCCGGCTACTACGACACGGATTCTGCCCGCAAACGTCTGATCCAGACCGCAGGGGCGGTGGCAGATCTACCCTCGAAGACCCGCGCGCGTCTTTCGAAAAAGGACGCCTATTGCGAGGCGCTCCTCGAGCTGCGGCGTCAGGGCATGATCAAGATGACCGATGGCAGCTTGAAAGCCAACATGGCGCTGATCAAGGGCAAAGCCATGGACTATGCGGGCCAAGACGCCCGCATTGGTGACCGCACGGTCGACATTTCTCTGGACTTCGGCACTGCACCCTCTCCTCGTTCTTTGCGTCGTTGGCTGGCCGCGAAGGAAGAACTCGGGTTGATCGGGCTGGCCGATACCATGCATCGTCGCGGCAATCATACTCGGATGATGGGACCTGACGAGTTAGGTCTGCTCATGACCCAGGTCCGCAAGTACCTCTCCCCCGAAAAGCCGACCATCAAGATGATCCACGACGAGGTTCAGTTGGCGTTCGCCGAACGCAATGCCGAACGCGCCGAGGATGGACTCGGCGCGTTAATCACGCCCAGCAGGGAAACGGTTCGCCGTGCTATTCGTGAACTCGATCCCTTTCAGGTTGTCTTGGCTCGTGAGGGCGAAGCGGCGGCACGGAAGAAGTATCGCCCGGTGCTCAATGGCCTGGACCTCACCCGGCCGCTGCAACGGGTGGAGATCGACGAATGGAAAATCGATCTGATCACGCTCATGAAAAGTTCCGGAATGTTCGACCTTCTGACGGTGGAAGAGCGGACCGCGATGGGCCTCGACAAGAAAAAGGCCCGTTGGTGGCTTACGGTTGCAATCTGCTGCACCACCCGGTGCATCCTTTCCATGGTGCTGAGCCGGGAACCTGGCGGTGAGGCCGCGACGCAGGCTTTGCAGATGGTCATGACCAACAAAGGCAAGTGTGCCGATGCCGTTGGCGCGCTTACCGCCTGGGACATGCATGGCACGCCTGAACTCGTTGTCACGGATGGCGGCGCCGCGTTCAAATCCGAACGCTTCCGTTTTGCATGCGCAGACAGCAGGGTCGCGACCGAGATTGCCATCAATGGGGTTCCCGAAGTTCGCGGAACGATCGAACGTGTGTTCGCTACATTTGTGAAAGACCTGATGCCGCGACTCTCCGGCCGCACCTTCTCGAGCATCGTCGAGAAAGGCGATGCAAACCCTGCGGATCGTGCTGCCCTGACTGTCGATGATCTGACCTTCGCGCTGATCCGTTGGGTCGTCGACATCTAA